A single region of the Branchiostoma lanceolatum isolate klBraLanc5 chromosome 1, klBraLanc5.hap2, whole genome shotgun sequence genome encodes:
- the LOC136447856 gene encoding merlin-like isoform X2: MPWLTLKRAPKTFDVRVTTMDAEMEFSLEWKSTGRHLFDLVCRTIGLRETWYFGLQYIDKKGYTAWLKFDRKVRDQDLPHEEPVNFLFMAKFYPEAVEEELIQEITQHLFFLQVKQCILNMDIYCPPEASVLLASYAVQAKYGDYDRSVYQPGFLCNDDLLPQRVLDQYKMTPQMWEERIVGLYADHRGMTRDEAEMEYLKIAQDLEMYGVNYFHIKNKKDTDLWLGVDALGVNVYEYNNRLTPKISFPWSEIRNISFHDKRFVIKPVDKKAPDFVFFAPKLRVNKLVLELCVGNHELFMRRRKLDSMEVQQMKAQAKEEKARKQIERARLLREKQLREEAVREKEELERKLALFQDEARMANDALLRSEETADLLAEKAKIAEEEAMLLAQKASEAEQEMNRLQVSALRSEEEKVVLEHRVRETELIALRIAEDSERRAKEAEELKEQLIKAKENEKFAKDKLIELTRNPLNDTLGSETKTEPKKETQYGYPQFNYLTGDAITNEHLRELDMRLEHELSLSMDSADNSMELLSDNDVEQLSREIEKERMEYMEKSKHLQVQLSELKKEIEVLKDEDKETQYDKLHNINVEMGETKYSTLKRIRKGTTRSRVTFFEEL; this comes from the exons ATGCCGTGGCTCACCCTGAAACGCGCGCCCAAGACTTTCGACGTCCGCGTTACCACCATGGACGCCGAGATGGAGTTCAGTCTCGAG TGGAAGTCCACTGGTCGGCACCTGTTTGATCTGGTGTGTCGTACCATCGGCCTGAGGGAGACCTGGTACTTCGGACTGCAGTACATCGACAAGAAGGGGTACACGGCCTGGCTCAAGTTTGACAGAAAG GTACGAGACCAGGACCTGCCCCATGAAGAACCTGTTAACTTCCTGTTCATGGCCAAGTTCTACCCTGAAGCTGTGGAGGAGGAACTGATCCAGGAGATCACTCAACATCTCTTCTTCCTACAG GTGAAACAGTGTATCCTGAACATGGATATCTACTGCCCCCCTGAGGCGTCAGTCCTGCTAGCGTCGTACGCCGTTCAGGCCAAGTACGGGGACTACGACCGGTCAGTCTACCAGCCGGGATTCCTGTGTAACGACGACCTACTGCCACAAAGG GTGCTTGACCAGTACAAGATGACCCCTCAGATGTGGGAGGAGAGGATAGTGGGTCTGTATGCTGACCACAGAGGCATGACCAG GGATGAAGCAGAAATGGAGTACCTGAAGATTGCTCAGGACCTGGAGATGTACGGGGTCAACTACTTCCACATCAAG AACAAGAAGGACACAGACCTGTGGCTAGGGGTGGATGCCCTGGGTGTGAACGTGTACGAGTACAACAACAGACTCACACCCAAGATATCCTTCCCCTGGAGTGAGATCAGGAACATATCCTTCCACGATAAAAGG TTTGTTATCAAGCCAGTAGACAAGAAGGCGCCAGACTTTGTGTTTTTTGCGCCCAAACTGCGAGTGAACAAGTTAGTCCTGGAGCTGTGTGTGGGGAACCATGAGCTCTTCATGAGGAGAAGGAAACTGGACTCCATGGAGGTACAACAGATGAAGGCTCAGGCCAAGGAGGAAAAAGCCAGAAAACAG ATTGAAAGAGCGAGATTACTCCGTGAAAAGCAGCTCAGAGAGGAGGCAGTTAGGGAAAAAGAAGAACTCGAGAGAAAATTAGCACTATTTCAGGATGAAGCTAGGATGGCCAACGATGCATTA TTAAGATCAGAAGAGACAGCAGACCTGCTGGCGGAGAAAGCTAAGATAGCAGAGGAGGAGGCCATGCTGCTGGCACAGAAGGCCTCCGAGGCAGAACAGGAGATGAACAGGCTACAAGTGTCTGCTCTGAGG agtgaagaagaaaaagtagTTTTAGAACACAGGGTGCGGGAGACAGAACTCATCGCCTTGAGAATAGCTGAAGACTCGGAGAGGCGAGCCAAGGAGGCCGAGGAGCTGAAGGAACAGCTGATCAAGGCCAAGGAGAACGAGAAATTCGCCAAAGACAAGCTGATAGAGCTCACTAGGAACCCTCTCAAT GACACTTTGGGCTCGGAGACAAAAACTGAACCAAAAAAGGAGACTCAATATGGTTATCCACAG TTTAACTACCTGACTGGAGACGCCATAACAAACGAACACCTGCGTGAGTTGGACATGAGATTAGAACACGAGTTGTCCTTGTCCATGGACAGCGCCGACAACTCCATGGAGCTGCTTAGTGACAACGACGTGGAACAGTTGTCCAGGGAAATAGAAAAAGAAAG GATGGAGTACATGGAAAAAAGTAAGCATCTTCAAGTGCAGTTGAGCGAGttaaagaaagagattgaagtCTTGAAGGATGAGGACAAGGAGACTCAGTACGACAAGTTACACAACATCAACGTAGAGATGGGAGAGACGAAATACTCCACACTGAAAAGA ATAAGAAAGGGGACCACCAGATCTCGGGTGACCTTCTTCGAAGAATTGTAG
- the LOC136447856 gene encoding merlin-like isoform X3 produces the protein MPWLTLKRAPKTFDVRVTTMDAEMEFSLEWKSTGRHLFDLVCRTIGLRETWYFGLQYIDKKGYTAWLKFDRKVRDQDLPHEEPVNFLFMAKFYPEAVEEELIQEITQHLFFLQVKQCILNMDIYCPPEASVLLASYAVQAKYGDYDRSVYQPGFLCNDDLLPQRVLDQYKMTPQMWEERIVGLYADHRGMTRDEAEMEYLKIAQDLEMYGVNYFHIKNKKDTDLWLGVDALGVNVYEYNNRLTPKISFPWSEIRNISFHDKRFVIKPVDKKAPDFVFFAPKLRVNKLVLELCVGNHELFMRRRKLDSMEVQQMKAQAKEEKARKQIERARLLREKQLREEAVREKEELERKLALFQDEARMANDALLRSEETADLLAEKAKIAEEEAMLLAQKASEAEQEMNRLQVSALRSEEEKVVLEHRVRETELIALRIAEDSERRAKEAEELKEQLIKAKENEKFAKDKLIELTRNPLNFNYLTGDAITNEHLRELDMRLEHELSLSMDSADNSMELLSDNDVEQLSREIEKERMEYMEKSKHLQVQLSELKKEIEVLKDEDKETQYDKLHNINVEMGETKYSTLKRIKAGTAKARVAFFEEL, from the exons ATGCCGTGGCTCACCCTGAAACGCGCGCCCAAGACTTTCGACGTCCGCGTTACCACCATGGACGCCGAGATGGAGTTCAGTCTCGAG TGGAAGTCCACTGGTCGGCACCTGTTTGATCTGGTGTGTCGTACCATCGGCCTGAGGGAGACCTGGTACTTCGGACTGCAGTACATCGACAAGAAGGGGTACACGGCCTGGCTCAAGTTTGACAGAAAG GTACGAGACCAGGACCTGCCCCATGAAGAACCTGTTAACTTCCTGTTCATGGCCAAGTTCTACCCTGAAGCTGTGGAGGAGGAACTGATCCAGGAGATCACTCAACATCTCTTCTTCCTACAG GTGAAACAGTGTATCCTGAACATGGATATCTACTGCCCCCCTGAGGCGTCAGTCCTGCTAGCGTCGTACGCCGTTCAGGCCAAGTACGGGGACTACGACCGGTCAGTCTACCAGCCGGGATTCCTGTGTAACGACGACCTACTGCCACAAAGG GTGCTTGACCAGTACAAGATGACCCCTCAGATGTGGGAGGAGAGGATAGTGGGTCTGTATGCTGACCACAGAGGCATGACCAG GGATGAAGCAGAAATGGAGTACCTGAAGATTGCTCAGGACCTGGAGATGTACGGGGTCAACTACTTCCACATCAAG AACAAGAAGGACACAGACCTGTGGCTAGGGGTGGATGCCCTGGGTGTGAACGTGTACGAGTACAACAACAGACTCACACCCAAGATATCCTTCCCCTGGAGTGAGATCAGGAACATATCCTTCCACGATAAAAGG TTTGTTATCAAGCCAGTAGACAAGAAGGCGCCAGACTTTGTGTTTTTTGCGCCCAAACTGCGAGTGAACAAGTTAGTCCTGGAGCTGTGTGTGGGGAACCATGAGCTCTTCATGAGGAGAAGGAAACTGGACTCCATGGAGGTACAACAGATGAAGGCTCAGGCCAAGGAGGAAAAAGCCAGAAAACAG ATTGAAAGAGCGAGATTACTCCGTGAAAAGCAGCTCAGAGAGGAGGCAGTTAGGGAAAAAGAAGAACTCGAGAGAAAATTAGCACTATTTCAGGATGAAGCTAGGATGGCCAACGATGCATTA TTAAGATCAGAAGAGACAGCAGACCTGCTGGCGGAGAAAGCTAAGATAGCAGAGGAGGAGGCCATGCTGCTGGCACAGAAGGCCTCCGAGGCAGAACAGGAGATGAACAGGCTACAAGTGTCTGCTCTGAGG agtgaagaagaaaaagtagTTTTAGAACACAGGGTGCGGGAGACAGAACTCATCGCCTTGAGAATAGCTGAAGACTCGGAGAGGCGAGCCAAGGAGGCCGAGGAGCTGAAGGAACAGCTGATCAAGGCCAAGGAGAACGAGAAATTCGCCAAAGACAAGCTGATAGAGCTCACTAGGAACCCTCTCAAT TTTAACTACCTGACTGGAGACGCCATAACAAACGAACACCTGCGTGAGTTGGACATGAGATTAGAACACGAGTTGTCCTTGTCCATGGACAGCGCCGACAACTCCATGGAGCTGCTTAGTGACAACGACGTGGAACAGTTGTCCAGGGAAATAGAAAAAGAAAG GATGGAGTACATGGAAAAAAGTAAGCATCTTCAAGTGCAGTTGAGCGAGttaaagaaagagattgaagtCTTGAAGGATGAGGACAAGGAGACTCAGTACGACAAGTTACACAACATCAACGTAGAGATGGGAGAGACGAAATACTCCACACTGAAAAGA ATTAAGGCTGGAACAGCCAAAGCACGGGTTGCCTTCTTTGAGGAACTATAA
- the LOC136447856 gene encoding merlin-like isoform X1, with translation MPWLTLKRAPKTFDVRVTTMDAEMEFSLEWKSTGRHLFDLVCRTIGLRETWYFGLQYIDKKGYTAWLKFDRKVRDQDLPHEEPVNFLFMAKFYPEAVEEELIQEITQHLFFLQVKQCILNMDIYCPPEASVLLASYAVQAKYGDYDRSVYQPGFLCNDDLLPQRVLDQYKMTPQMWEERIVGLYADHRGMTRDEAEMEYLKIAQDLEMYGVNYFHIKNKKDTDLWLGVDALGVNVYEYNNRLTPKISFPWSEIRNISFHDKRFVIKPVDKKAPDFVFFAPKLRVNKLVLELCVGNHELFMRRRKLDSMEVQQMKAQAKEEKARKQIERARLLREKQLREEAVREKEELERKLALFQDEARMANDALLRSEETADLLAEKAKIAEEEAMLLAQKASEAEQEMNRLQVSALRSEEEKVVLEHRVRETELIALRIAEDSERRAKEAEELKEQLIKAKENEKFAKDKLIELTRNPLNDTLGSETKTEPKKETQYGYPQFNYLTGDAITNEHLRELDMRLEHELSLSMDSADNSMELLSDNDVEQLSREIEKERMEYMEKSKHLQVQLSELKKEIEVLKDEDKETQYDKLHNINVEMGETKYSTLKRIKAGTAKARVAFFEEL, from the exons ATGCCGTGGCTCACCCTGAAACGCGCGCCCAAGACTTTCGACGTCCGCGTTACCACCATGGACGCCGAGATGGAGTTCAGTCTCGAG TGGAAGTCCACTGGTCGGCACCTGTTTGATCTGGTGTGTCGTACCATCGGCCTGAGGGAGACCTGGTACTTCGGACTGCAGTACATCGACAAGAAGGGGTACACGGCCTGGCTCAAGTTTGACAGAAAG GTACGAGACCAGGACCTGCCCCATGAAGAACCTGTTAACTTCCTGTTCATGGCCAAGTTCTACCCTGAAGCTGTGGAGGAGGAACTGATCCAGGAGATCACTCAACATCTCTTCTTCCTACAG GTGAAACAGTGTATCCTGAACATGGATATCTACTGCCCCCCTGAGGCGTCAGTCCTGCTAGCGTCGTACGCCGTTCAGGCCAAGTACGGGGACTACGACCGGTCAGTCTACCAGCCGGGATTCCTGTGTAACGACGACCTACTGCCACAAAGG GTGCTTGACCAGTACAAGATGACCCCTCAGATGTGGGAGGAGAGGATAGTGGGTCTGTATGCTGACCACAGAGGCATGACCAG GGATGAAGCAGAAATGGAGTACCTGAAGATTGCTCAGGACCTGGAGATGTACGGGGTCAACTACTTCCACATCAAG AACAAGAAGGACACAGACCTGTGGCTAGGGGTGGATGCCCTGGGTGTGAACGTGTACGAGTACAACAACAGACTCACACCCAAGATATCCTTCCCCTGGAGTGAGATCAGGAACATATCCTTCCACGATAAAAGG TTTGTTATCAAGCCAGTAGACAAGAAGGCGCCAGACTTTGTGTTTTTTGCGCCCAAACTGCGAGTGAACAAGTTAGTCCTGGAGCTGTGTGTGGGGAACCATGAGCTCTTCATGAGGAGAAGGAAACTGGACTCCATGGAGGTACAACAGATGAAGGCTCAGGCCAAGGAGGAAAAAGCCAGAAAACAG ATTGAAAGAGCGAGATTACTCCGTGAAAAGCAGCTCAGAGAGGAGGCAGTTAGGGAAAAAGAAGAACTCGAGAGAAAATTAGCACTATTTCAGGATGAAGCTAGGATGGCCAACGATGCATTA TTAAGATCAGAAGAGACAGCAGACCTGCTGGCGGAGAAAGCTAAGATAGCAGAGGAGGAGGCCATGCTGCTGGCACAGAAGGCCTCCGAGGCAGAACAGGAGATGAACAGGCTACAAGTGTCTGCTCTGAGG agtgaagaagaaaaagtagTTTTAGAACACAGGGTGCGGGAGACAGAACTCATCGCCTTGAGAATAGCTGAAGACTCGGAGAGGCGAGCCAAGGAGGCCGAGGAGCTGAAGGAACAGCTGATCAAGGCCAAGGAGAACGAGAAATTCGCCAAAGACAAGCTGATAGAGCTCACTAGGAACCCTCTCAAT GACACTTTGGGCTCGGAGACAAAAACTGAACCAAAAAAGGAGACTCAATATGGTTATCCACAG TTTAACTACCTGACTGGAGACGCCATAACAAACGAACACCTGCGTGAGTTGGACATGAGATTAGAACACGAGTTGTCCTTGTCCATGGACAGCGCCGACAACTCCATGGAGCTGCTTAGTGACAACGACGTGGAACAGTTGTCCAGGGAAATAGAAAAAGAAAG GATGGAGTACATGGAAAAAAGTAAGCATCTTCAAGTGCAGTTGAGCGAGttaaagaaagagattgaagtCTTGAAGGATGAGGACAAGGAGACTCAGTACGACAAGTTACACAACATCAACGTAGAGATGGGAGAGACGAAATACTCCACACTGAAAAGA ATTAAGGCTGGAACAGCCAAAGCACGGGTTGCCTTCTTTGAGGAACTATAA